Part of the Micromonospora rhizosphaerae genome is shown below.
CACATCGCGGCCGGGTTGGTGAACGGCTCCGGGAGCGCATCCCCGCGTTCGAGCGCCGCCCAGGCCGGGGCCATCCAGTCGAGATCGGCGATGCCCGCCATGACGTGGGCCCGGCGCGCCGCCCACCGGGCGATCCGTCGCTGCGTGCCGGGGTCGGCCGCCACGACGTCGTCCACCAGATCGCGGTCGAGGCGCGCCATGAGGGTGACGGCGCCGCGGCCGTCGAGCCCACGCAGCCGCTCGCCCGGCGGGCGACCACCCCACCGGCGCGCCTCCTTCCGCAGGCGGTACTCCTCCTGGCGGCGTTCGCGTTCGAGCTGGGCGCGGCGCTCGGCCTCGGCCCGTTGCTCCGGCGTCGGCGGCGGCGGGAGGCGGCGGGCGTAGCCGTGCCAGTAGGCGGCTTCCCCGCTGGTCTGCCGCAGTACGGCGTCGGGCCGCACCGCAGCGTCCGGGGTCGGCCAGAACTGCGGAAGGTCCGGTCGCCGTCGCCCAGGTCGAGCGGCCACGACCGTTCGCCGGCCCACTGGGTCAGGCGCACGTCGGCGTCGCCGGGCGCGAACGAGGCCTCGACGACCTCCTCCCAGTCGCTCGTCGCAGTGGGTGGCTCGTCGTCGTGCAGCTCGATGGTGAACCGCACCGTCCCGGTGTGCGTGCCGGTCATCAGGAACAGCTCACCGGGCACGCCCGCGCCGCAGAGCCCGTTCGACTGCCCGGCGAACGCCTCGGTCATGTCCGGGATGTCGTCCTCGGTCACGTAGAGCTGGCCGTAGTGGACCCAGACCTTGTCGTCGTACAGGATCCGCATGTCGTCTCCGTGGGGGCCGGTTCGGTCATGGCGTGCCGGTGGCCCGGTGCGACGGCCGGCTGTCACGACGGCGCGAGCCGACGGTAGCAGCGAGGACGCCGCCGTTGGGGGCCGCAAGTGACTGCGGCGGTTGTGCCCGGCCGGGTTCCGGCGAGCAGGCCGCAACCGGCACGCGGGGGCGCGACCAAGTCGGTACGGTCCGGGAATGGTGACGGATCGATCGGCGTCAGCGGAGGCTCCCGGCGAGGAGGTGGGTCGTGACGGCGTGCGGCTGCGACCGGTGGCCGAGGCGGATCTGGCGATGTTTCGCCGGTTCGCCACCGAGCCGGGCCTGATCGGGCTGGACTGGCACGGGTTCCGGGACGCCGGGGCGCCGGCGCGGCGCTTTGTCGTCGACGGCTGGCTGGGGGAGGAGGACGGCCGGCTGATCGTCGAGATCGAGGCGGAGAGGGCCGCCGCCGGCTTCGTTAGCTACCGGTCCGGGCTTTACGGCGGGGTGGCGAAGCACTGGGAGATCGGAATCGCTCTGCTGCCGCATTGGCGGGGCCGGGGGATCGGGTGGCGGGCCCAGGCGGTGCTCTGCGACTACTTGTTCTGCCACACCCCGGCCCAGCGGATCCAGGCCGGCACCCACCCGGAGAACATCGCCGAGCAGCGGTCGCTGGAGAAGGCCGGCTTCCAGCTCGAAGGTGTGGTCCGGGCCTGCGAGTTCCGCGCCGGCGCCTGGCGCGACGGCCACCTCTACAGCCGGCTCCGCGACGACCCGTCCCCGTGGGAGCGCGGGCCGGGCTGACCCGGCTCAGGGGATCGGCCACTCGTGAACCGGGCGGTTGCTGTGCATCAGGTCCACGTAGTGGCGGACCACCTCGCGCAGCGCCTCCGGCCGGTCCAGGTGGTCGGCGGACTCCAGCCGGTGCATCGTCTCCACCTGCCAGCTCGCGCCGTTGCGCCCGGTCAGGCAGCGCTGCTCGATGATGGCGAGCAATCGGTCCCGCTCGGCCGGGTCCAGCCCCCACCGGTCGAGCCCGTGGTACGCCAGCGGCAGCAGCCGGCGCAGCACCAGCTCGGTCACCGGCAGGTAGCCCAGTCCGGGCCAGAACACCTGAGCGTCGATGCCGTGCCGGGCGCAGTTGGTGAAGTTCTCCTCGGCGGCGCTGAACGACATCTGCGACCACAGCGGCCGGTCCGACTCGGCGAGCGCCCGGACCAGCCCGAAGTAGAAGGCGCCGTTGGCGATGGTGTCGAGCACCGTCGGCCCGGCGGGCAGCACCCGGTTCTCCACCCGCAGGTGCGGCCGCCCCTTCAGCACGTCGTAGACCGGGCGGTTCCACCGGTAGACGGTGCCGTTGTGCAGCCGCAGCTCGGCCAGCTTCGGCACGCCGCCGCCGGCGAGGGCCTCGGCGGGGTCCTCCGGGTCGCAGACCGGCAGCAGGGCCGGGAAGTAGCGGACGTTCTCCTCGAACAGGTCGAAGACGCTGGTGATCCAGCGTTCGCCGAACCAGACCCGGGGGCGTACCCCCTGCGCCTTGATCTCCTCCGAGCGGGTGTCGGTGGCCTGCTGGAACAGCGGGACCCGGGTCTCCCGCCACAGCTCCCGGCCGAAGAACAGCGGCGAGTTCGCGCCGAGCGCGACCTGGATGCCGGCGATGGCCTGGGCGGCGTTCCAGTAGTCGGCGAACAGGGCCGGGCTGACCTGCAGGTGGAACTGGGTGCTGGTGCAGGCTGCCTCGGGGGTGATGGTGTCCGCGGTGACGGCCAGCCGTTCCACCCCGCTGATCGAGATCTTCAGGTCCTCGCCGCGGGCGGCGAAGATCTGCTCGTTGAGCATCCGGTAGC
Proteins encoded:
- a CDS encoding glutamate--cysteine ligase, translating into MGEDVGARTFSREDRARYREKVRRCLDVFAEMLHESRFDVERPMTGLEIELNLVDDDSQPAMRNADVLAAIADPAFQTELGQFNVEINVPPRRLAGTGTGEFEENVRASLNAAEEKARTVGAHMVMIGILPTLRPEHLTAETLSANPRYRMLNEQIFAARGEDLKISISGVERLAVTADTITPEAACTSTQFHLQVSPALFADYWNAAQAIAGIQVALGANSPLFFGRELWRETRVPLFQQATDTRSEEIKAQGVRPRVWFGERWITSVFDLFEENVRYFPALLPVCDPEDPAEALAGGGVPKLAELRLHNGTVYRWNRPVYDVLKGRPHLRVENRVLPAGPTVLDTIANGAFYFGLVRALAESDRPLWSQMSFSAAEENFTNCARHGIDAQVFWPGLGYLPVTELVLRRLLPLAYHGLDRWGLDPAERDRLLAIIEQRCLTGRNGASWQVETMHRLESADHLDRPEALREVVRHYVDLMHSNRPVHEWPIP
- a CDS encoding GNAT family N-acetyltransferase, with translation MVTDRSASAEAPGEEVGRDGVRLRPVAEADLAMFRRFATEPGLIGLDWHGFRDAGAPARRFVVDGWLGEEDGRLIVEIEAERAAAGFVSYRSGLYGGVAKHWEIGIALLPHWRGRGIGWRAQAVLCDYLFCHTPAQRIQAGTHPENIAEQRSLEKAGFQLEGVVRACEFRAGAWRDGHLYSRLRDDPSPWERGPG